From a single Granulicella aggregans genomic region:
- the fliD gene encoding flagellar filament capping protein FliD: MSTTSSTLTSVLSALGGTTGIDVTAAVDAILYADRAPERGWQAQQATLASQTSAINQLSSEASSLSDALAALQSTTGALSTVSASSSDTSLLTATASDGTTAGSHSVTINKLASAGSWYSTTTESSSSATLPSGSFSITVGSTTTSIPTDTGDGTADTLDELAATINGKALGVTATVVTDSTGARLALTSTTTGSAGDFSVATGGSLAFQRSATGTDASLTVDGVPITSASNTVTGAINGVTLNLLGAATGTPVTVSVAPDTTSITSAITTFVNAYNTLITDTNTSISYDASTQTAGVLQSDSAAQGLQSALLASTNYSASSGTYKSLSSLGIETNSDGTLTLNSTTLASALQSNSGAVATFFQGSAFNGFAASLTSSLNTYTDPTQGAFTVDLQSISAENQDLTNETNTLEVYLSSQQTILTAQYNAADIAIQQLPEKLKQINALLNPNSSSS; this comes from the coding sequence ATGAGTACAACATCTTCCACGCTCACATCGGTCCTCTCCGCCCTTGGCGGTACCACTGGTATCGATGTCACCGCCGCCGTAGACGCGATCCTCTATGCCGACCGGGCCCCGGAACGCGGCTGGCAGGCTCAACAGGCGACTCTCGCGAGTCAAACCTCCGCCATCAATCAGCTCAGCAGTGAGGCCTCCTCACTGAGCGACGCCTTGGCCGCGTTGCAAAGCACCACCGGCGCACTCAGCACCGTCAGCGCGAGCAGCTCCGACACCAGCTTGCTCACCGCGACTGCGAGCGATGGCACAACTGCGGGCAGCCATAGTGTCACCATCAATAAGCTAGCCTCGGCCGGATCCTGGTACTCGACGACCACCGAGTCGAGCAGTTCGGCAACGCTGCCTTCGGGCAGCTTCAGCATCACGGTCGGTTCGACCACCACATCTATTCCAACTGACACCGGAGACGGTACCGCCGACACTCTCGATGAACTCGCCGCCACCATCAACGGCAAGGCGCTGGGTGTCACCGCAACCGTCGTCACGGACAGCACCGGAGCCAGGCTTGCATTGACTTCCACGACCACCGGAAGCGCCGGCGACTTTTCCGTCGCAACAGGCGGCAGCCTCGCATTTCAACGTTCCGCCACCGGTACGGACGCTTCCTTGACTGTCGATGGAGTTCCGATCACCAGCGCTAGCAACACCGTCACCGGTGCCATCAACGGCGTTACGCTGAACCTGCTTGGAGCCGCGACCGGAACCCCGGTGACCGTGAGCGTGGCCCCCGATACGACCTCCATCACGTCGGCGATAACAACCTTCGTCAACGCCTACAACACGCTCATCACCGACACGAATACGTCGATCAGCTACGACGCGAGCACACAGACGGCCGGTGTATTGCAAAGCGACAGCGCCGCACAGGGCCTGCAGTCCGCGCTCCTGGCTTCGACAAACTACTCTGCCTCCAGCGGCACCTACAAGTCGCTTTCCTCGCTCGGCATCGAGACAAACTCCGATGGCACGTTGACGCTCAACAGCACCACGCTCGCGAGCGCTCTTCAATCCAATAGCGGAGCGGTAGCGACGTTCTTCCAGGGAAGCGCCTTCAACGGTTTTGCCGCTTCGCTCACCTCGTCGCTGAATACTTACACCGATCCCACACAGGGAGCCTTCACGGTCGACCTTCAAAGCATCAGTGCCGAAAATCAGGACCTGACAAACGAGACCAACACGCTTGAGGTTTACCTCTCCTCACAGCAAACGATTCTCACCGCGCAATATAACGCCGCAGACATCGCCATTCAGCAACTGCCAGAGAAGCTCAAACAGATCAATGCGCTCCTCAACCCGAACTCCAGCAGTTCCTAG
- a CDS encoding flagellar export chaperone FliS, with protein sequence MTNNTASLEYRRAATQQASVVGLVIALHDTLMGDIRRAADAIDRGDIQGRCDQLVHAFKVLQQLEAMLDMDKGGNTAIQVKRFYGHIRGQLLLAQFKLSSAILHKQIQIVLEVREAWQQLDSSAMESRNPAAPSSTVDQAATERAEPAEARLSFSCSF encoded by the coding sequence ATGACAAACAATACTGCTTCACTTGAATACCGCCGTGCCGCGACCCAACAGGCTTCTGTAGTAGGCCTCGTCATCGCGTTGCACGACACGCTAATGGGAGACATCCGGCGGGCAGCGGATGCAATTGACAGGGGCGACATCCAGGGCCGGTGTGACCAACTGGTCCACGCCTTCAAAGTCCTTCAACAGTTGGAAGCGATGCTGGACATGGACAAGGGTGGAAACACAGCCATCCAGGTGAAGCGCTTCTACGGCCACATTCGTGGGCAGCTCCTGCTCGCCCAGTTCAAGTTATCCTCCGCCATCCTTCACAAACAGATTCAGATCGTCCTAGAGGTCCGCGAAGCGTGGCAACAGCTTGACAGCTCGGCGATGGAAAGCCGTAACCCGGCAGCTCCATCGTCGACGGTGGATCAAGCGGCGACAGAGCGCGCCGAACCGGCAGAGGCTCGGCTCTCGTTCTCGTGTTCCTTCTAG